The sequence CCACGGGAACAGCCGGCCCCAGCTTGATGGCCACGTAGCCCATCCCCAGGTCCTCCATCCATTCCGCGAAGGATTCCACCCCCAGGGAATGGACGCAGTCCCCAATGGCCGCCACCAGTACCCGTCTCTTCCTGCCCACCCCAGAAGTGTCGCTCATCGCCCAACTGCCTCCCGAACATCTGGCTCGAGTTTCCCGGCGATCGGCTCAAACTCACCCGCCAGTGCCTCAGCCAGCGTTTTCACTCCATAACGCTGCGGAGCCCGGCTGCGGGCCACCCCCTCGGGTGACAGCCTGCCTTCCCGCAGCCAGACCACGCCCATCCATGCCCCCACTTCTGTGAGCACCCCGTCGATGACGGGGGTCGCCACCCCCGCCAACTCCGCCAGCCCCCTGGTCACCACCAGCCCGAAGGGCACATCCTCCGTGAGGTACCTCGAGTTCAGATCCGGCCGGTACCTCCCCTCGGCCACCTCAACCACCGGCAGGCGGATCCCCCGGTAGGCCCGGTTGCTGGCCAAGGCCTGCAGCAAGCTGGACTGGTCGTCTATTTGGCCCACGTAAGCATCTTTCAACCAGGTGTAAACGTCCACCACGCCACCCAGGTCCAGCAGGCCACCGAAGGCACGGGCCAGGGCGTCCCGCAACTCCATTACCTCGGCGCTCATGGAGGCGAGCAAGGCTGCTCCTTCTTCTCCCGCCTCCTGGTAAAACAGAGGGACCTCCTGCGCTGCCAGAGCCCGGTCCCCAAGCCGCCGTATGTGGACGTACATGAGCCCGGGATGCAGGATTTGCCCGGTATTCGCCAGGGTCATGGCGGTGAGGCCTCCCCCCGCCACGACAGGCACTCCCAGCCACGCGCTGAGGATACTGGCTACCCGGGGAGCCGCTGCCTGCGGACGACTACCAAGCAGGACGCGCGCCTTTGCCCCCAGCACCCTCACCCGGCAACCGTAGACTTCGAGCCGGCACGCCCAGGGCAGGGTCTGCAACCCGAAGGCGACCATCCCTGGAACTCTGCCGGCGAGCTCCTTCACCTGGTACTCGAACCCGCCCCGGGCCGGAATCGCCCCCACCATGGTGCCGGGGCTCAACCAAGGCGAAAGACCCTCCAGCAAACTCTCGTGGGCAAAGGCAGGCGCCACCAGCAATACGGCCATGGCGCTGGATGCCATCCGGGGGTCACGGGTCACCACCACCCGGCCCCGGTCTACCATGCATTCCCCCGCCGAAGACACTACGGTAAGCCCGCCCGGGGACCCGGCCATGGCCCGCATAACCCTATCGGCTTCGTCCCGGTAAGGGAGGTACCACACCACTTCCAGGGACGTGCGCAGGGCCAACGTCGCGACGAGGACATGGGCCCCGTGTCCGCCCCCCGCCACCACCACCCGCGGCATGCCTGCGATCCCGGCTACCCCGCCAGCGACTTGTGCCTCATCCACTGCCCCCTGCCGCCCTTGCGGACCACGTGGTCACCATCTGTAATAACTGGTCATGACCAGTATAGCATATTCGGCACGAACTGGCCAATTCCTGCTCCAGCCCGTTCTTTTTTGCGACCTCCCATGATGTGGGAGGAGTCCACCGCCCTTTTCAAGTAAGCAATGCTATAGGCGACGCCTGTGGGCAGCATGCCCACCGGAAGACTGGCCGAGCCAGTCACCCGTCGACACAACCGCCGCCACTGCCTTTCCGAATTCCACGGTGCTCACCGATCGGCAGTTTTCCGCCATCCGCGCCAGATCAGGAGTAACCGTACCGCCCCCGACCACCTCTTCCACGGCGGCACGAACCAGCCGCGCAGCCTCGTGCCAGCCCATGTATTCCAGCAACATGGCCCCGGAGAGTATCAGCGAGGTGGGATTGGCTTTGCCCTGCCCCGCATATTTGGGCACCGAACCGTGGGTCGGCTCGAACACAGCCACCTCGTCAGACATATTGGCCCCCGGGGCCACGCCCAGCCCGCCCACCAGGGCAGCGGCTGCGTCGGACAGGTAGTCGCCGTTCAGGTTGGGGGCCGCGATCACATCGTAATCCCCAGGCCTGGTGATCAGCTGCTGCAACATGTTGTCGGCTATCCGATCCTTGATCACAATGCATCCATCCGGCGCCCGTCCAGTGCCCAGCGTATCCTCTCGCACCACCCGATCGCCAAACTCCTCATCGGCGAGCTCGTACCCCCACTGCCGGAACGCCCCTTCCGTGTACTTCATGATGTTACCCTTGTGGACCAGGGTGACGCTTTTCCGGCCCCGTTCGAGTGCATACAGAAACGCTTTGCGAACCAGACGACGGGAAGCCCGGCGACTGATGGGCTTGACGCCGATCCCGGAATCCGGGTCCACGGTTACCCCCAGCGAATCGGCCAGGAATTCGATCAGCCGTCGGGCGGCCGGACTTCCGCTGGGCCACTCTATCCCGGCGTAGACGTCCTCGGTATTCTCGCGGAATATGACCAGATCC comes from Bacillota bacterium and encodes:
- the icd gene encoding isocitrate dehydrogenase (NADP(+)), with amino-acid sequence MGHQDVSGELCRWEAGRLVVPDRPVVGFIAGDGIGPEIWEATRPVLDAAVARAYGGARRVVWRSLEAGESAYLKTGEYLPVATLEAIRQCKVAIKGPLTTPVGSGFRSVNVALRQALDLYACVRPVRWFPGLPSPLRHPEQVDLVIFRENTEDVYAGIEWPSGSPAARRLIEFLADSLGVTVDPDSGIGVKPISRRASRRLVRKAFLYALERGRKSVTLVHKGNIMKYTEGAFRQWGYELADEEFGDRVVREDTLGTGRAPDGCIVIKDRIADNMLQQLITRPGDYDVIAAPNLNGDYLSDAAAALVGGLGVAPGANMSDEVAVFEPTHGSVPKYAGQGKANPTSLILSGAMLLEYMGWHEAARLVRAAVEEVVGGGTVTPDLARMAENCRSVSTVEFGKAVAAVVSTGDWLGQSSGGHAAHRRRL
- a CDS encoding NAD/NADP octopine/nopaline dehydrogenase family protein translates to MDEAQVAGGVAGIAGMPRVVVAGGGHGAHVLVATLALRTSLEVVWYLPYRDEADRVMRAMAGSPGGLTVVSSAGECMVDRGRVVVTRDPRMASSAMAVLLVAPAFAHESLLEGLSPWLSPGTMVGAIPARGGFEYQVKELAGRVPGMVAFGLQTLPWACRLEVYGCRVRVLGAKARVLLGSRPQAAAPRVASILSAWLGVPVVAGGGLTAMTLANTGQILHPGLMYVHIRRLGDRALAAQEVPLFYQEAGEEGAALLASMSAEVMELRDALARAFGGLLDLGGVVDVYTWLKDAYVGQIDDQSSLLQALASNRAYRGIRLPVVEVAEGRYRPDLNSRYLTEDVPFGLVVTRGLAELAGVATPVIDGVLTEVGAWMGVVWLREGRLSPEGVARSRAPQRYGVKTLAEALAGEFEPIAGKLEPDVREAVGR